TATCAGGCATACATTCAAAAGAGTTTGATCGCTCGCGCGAGAATCAATGAATCGAAATAAAATCAAATGTTCACTCATGAaactaaaaatctcaaaaattttgAATCTATGTATGTACCAATTGAAATGAAATCCCAATGCACACCACCTGTCAATACTACCCAAAGTGAATGGCTACTTTTCAAGATGGATCACTACCAAATAGATAAGAGAGAAATGACAGGAGCTACTGGTGGAGTGGGAAAGGACGGATGAATGCAGAGTCCATTTCCCAAATCTTAAGAGAGGCAGTCACGGTGGCTGTGGTGGCGTTGTTGAATAGGAACGCGCGCGTTGCTCCGAATATCGCCTCCGTAGGATAAATTCTGGAGGTCACGCATGTCCTTCCTCCCTCTGCAAAGCTCTCCACTATCGAATGATCAACCTGAAATAGGTTTTGTGTAAGGGAAAAAGAAATGCTAAATAttgagagatatatatatatatatatatatatatatatatatatatatatacacatacatatatcttgaacttttggaaaaaaaaaaaattgggagaaGTTTGGATCACTTACCAATAATCTCATGGAAAATTTTACACCGTCGAGCACTGGAACTACGCTTCCATAAATTCTTTTGTCAACATCGGTAGCCTTTGATGACCTTATTCAATGACATTATGCAATATTTACCAAGGAAAgttataaaagaataaaatatataataataagtatccaatatttttattttacatttcattaatatctggttttcaaaatttttgatcATGTCAAAATAAATGTTTATATAGAAAGAAATAtaagaattgaatatgaatttcttcttttttttttttaaaaaaaaaataaaatttaatataaaattatatttacttttatttaaatttgcacaaatttaaatttaaaattttgaaattttatattcttAATATCCTTAAAAAGAAAGAAATCGGATGTGCGTACCTTGATTCATCGGCGCAGAAGAAAGTGGTAAGATTGCCATTGGCGGCTCTGGAGATGTAGAAGTAAACAGGGGTGAGCTCGGAAAGAGAATCGGTGGCTAGGACGATAAGTCCAAACGGTCCTAAAGTGCCCCTGCCGGTGGCTCCGCCGCCCACAACGCAGTCGTACCCCACTTCCACTTCTCCTCCTCCTTCCAACCCCTTCAATGTCTCTTTGTCCACTTCAAATTCTGCCTCTATATCCAACTGCACGACGCACCCACCACCACccatttcatttttcatttatttttttaagggtCCGTTGCATTTTGAATTGTGTTCTAGACAAACCGACAAGGAATTTAGGTGTGGGCTATATGTTTGTGTCTATTCGCAACCTAATGTGTAGTGCACATTCAAAATAAATGTTTATTTCAAAGCCATGAGTTATGTTTCGAACATATATTTAGATTTGGGTCAGAGGGCAaagatattttattatttatttattttttaaggatcCCGTTTTATATTGGTGTGCATTTTGAACTGTGTTTCAAATGTAATCGGCAGTCAGAGTTAGGAGTGAAATCTATTTTTTTGCCTATTCGAGACATAATGTGAAATGTGCACTCAAAATAAGTTTATTTCAAGGTTGCGTGACGTGTATTGAATACATATTTggaatatgtactaaaaataggTATTTATTTCGGTGCCACATGGTAGGAAAAGTGTGAAAGAAGCAAGTGGAGCCCACTCTGCTTTGGTCACTCTCCTAATGTCATGTACATTCGCCTACTATAACATTTCTCTActtaacatatttaaaaaataaaaaaaaaagaaaaagaagtgaAGGATGTTGTAGActttataattaataaatataccTGGGCAGCTTGACCAACATCTAGCGGCACGACCGAACCGGGCAAGAGCTCCACATTACTAAAATTTGTTTGGTTCAATCTCAGCTTCTCCACCTCTTCCGCTGGCCATTGCAAAATGTTGGTTTTGGTTTTATTATCGAACCCCACAACCCTTGGAAGCGTCTGAACAACACGCGCACATGTGTAGCCaccaaattattatttttcttctatttcataaataatttagTATATAGGTGGCTActagtaaaattataaaaaaaaaacaaagaaatattttagtatataaataaatgtatGCCAGCGTATGGAATTgacaaataaatatttatttgtataattaattaatttttatactcTTATTTGAGCCTTTTTATGATTTAATTACATTTATTTTTTGCCAGACTATAACTTAACAATGtgatttattaaattattattgaaaaatttagtttattaaaatattttaaattattgaaaAAACAAGATTAaggaaattattataattatgaaTTAGTTATTAATAagttacaatatatgtatatattaattttatataattttgagTTATCTAATATTTTTTCTAGGAGTGATCTGCAGATCAAAGGACGACATACCTGAACGGACGCCCATCCTTTTGCCACGTCATCGGATTCGACATCAGTTTCTTTCATCCAACCCCACATGATCCGCCTCCCCTTCTTTTGGTCATAGAAGGTCTTGGAAGCGTAGTACCTGCCATAGTCCACCCGCAACCCGATACCCACGTCCATTTTCGGGTTATCGGGCGTCCACTTGTCCGCCACCGGGTCGTAAGTCCCTAGCGCATAATGATCCTCCTTAGTATCATCCAAACTCGCCTTTAGCACGTGCTTAACTCCCGGGCTGTTCGCCGAAGTATCCAACCCGTTACTGCTCGTGGTCGAAACCGGGTAAAAGTCCACGCACTCCCACATACCCGTACCCGGCACAGCATGTAAAACCCCGTCCAAGAGCTGGAAGCTCGTGAAATTCGTGGTTTGGAAAACAAACGAAAAGCCTGTTTTGTTGACCTTGGACCCAATCGTGACCCGCCAATTTCCATCCGGCGCGACCCACGCCGTGGTCGGGTCGCGGAAATCTTTGGGAGCAATGCCGGGTGGGGGAACCATGACGGGGTTGCCCGGGTACTTGACCCAGTCGAGGAGGAGAGGATCCGATATGTTGGCGGGGTACGCCAGATTTTGCACCTGCACGTAGTTATCGGTGTCGCCGGTATAGAGCATGACGATTCCGCCGTCGGGGAGGAGGGTGGCGGAGCCGCTCCAGACGCCGTTCCAGTCGAACCAGTGATCGGGGACCATCGCGAAGGGGAGGTAGAGCCAGTGAATCATGTCCCTTGATACGGCGTGGCCCCACGTGATGTTGCCCCACACAGCGGAGTCCGGGTTGTACTGGTAGAACAAATGATACCAACCCATGTGGTAAAGTGGACCTACACCCACCCGTATTCAATATTTTCCTCAGTCAAATTAAATAacaacttaattaattaattaattaatccactTAATGGTTATTGTTTTGTCTTAGATCAAAAGTGATTAGCAGGTGTATTAACTAAGTATGATTATGGaaggattttgaaaaagattatcTTGCGCTCGGGATATAATTGtatgaaatgtaaaatatatattgtatgagagaaaaaaaatgatttgtaatATTTTTCTCGATAAAAAAAGATTTAGATGAAATATTATTATAGACAAGATATATTTGCGTAGATTTTAGACAAATTAGtataaattttctttaaaaataaaaatacaagaatTACTAGAAGGGTAGaaatgtgtctatatatatagcAAGCACGTCTTTTAAAAGGACGACAAATAATTAGATATGAGAGATTTTGTATAAAAATGGATTTTTCTATCGAGTATTGAGTGTTTTCAAGAACTTGCATAATATTGAGGGATTATTCCAatgaatattttgaatttaatgcCGTTGTCGAAGTTAAATATCGAGATTATGAATTGAAAATATATCTTCGTAAAATAATCCTAAAAGGAGGGCCGATAAAATGGCCAGCTAATAGATAGCTCATGAGTCGTAACTTGTTCATGTCCATAAGGTTAGGGTTTAAGTAATGACCCTTCAAAATCGGTGAACTCAAGTCTAACTTGGGAAGATAATGTATAAAATGACTTTGAATCATGTATTGCTTGTGTTTAAAATGAGAAGAGAATATCTCAATTCTACAAAAGtatatcaaaatattaaaaaaaatataaaaaataattttaatatagtTTTTAAAGAGTACTATTTGATTAtgacttctatatatatatatatatatatgaagaatttGACCTACCACCCTTTACACCAAATAATGAAAGAGTTCTTAACTTGTACCTACAAGTCAAGGGCTTCTAATATTGATAGTGAACCTTACTATATCTACTTTTATGTACCTAAATTTCAAACCCTAACCTGTGGCTGTGGCTCTCTCCTCAAATGGTCATCACATGTTTGCTAACAAACCAAGATAGATTTACAAATATAAATCTAAAAATCCCAAGACccatataaaaaattcaaaagggTTAGCAAATTAGTGTTCTCTTACATGCATAAGTAAGTTCTAATTAGTATAATAAGCACTGAGATCAACCCATTAATTAATTTATGTTAAGTTGAATCCTCACATACAAattatattttgtaatttttttaattaccCATTAACTTTCCCCCTAGAAGAAATTATGCATTATTATATTTTGGTCAAATACgcatgaaaaattatatattattcaACATCTCCCTTTTAATAGATTATATTAAGCTTAATCATTTTAGGGCCTGCCCCTGCAATTAGATACTTGTCCATTTCTAATCTCCTGGATATTTGAAACTAAACATTTTAATTTTGGTCAATAATTAAATAGCTTACAAAAAATCAAATTGATTATAATATACACATCTGATCACTGTGGATtacatgaattctttttttttttctttaatttagtAATATGAATTTAATAtacaattttgaataaaattaaaatttagactatttttttttatgacaaaGCATGCTAACCCCACCGCAAGTAAACTCCAAATGCTAATTCTCCCCTTGTCCCACCAACCAACCAAACatcatttaaaaagaaaatttattttaaattaccattttcttcaaaaataatttgTTAATTTgatctaaatatttttaaatattattattaataatatgtTTATTGTAAGAACTTGGGTAGGCATTAAAAATGCATGAACTGTCACTCTGACAAAGGGCAAAGCAGGGCCACGCACTCCTTCCAGCATTCGCCATGGCTGTATTATTGGTTGTACTTCCATTGCACTCCATTTGTCCGCAAGCCCAAAAGCCCTTCCCCTTTCTTCCCCCTTATTTTTATAATCAACTTTGCTCCTTAATTATATTATTAGCTGAatcttatatataaaaaaaaaacttctaacTTTGAATCGCTTTAAGTTGTCACGTACGTTATGATATAAACAATGAAATATTGTTGAgctaattagaaaataaaaaggattttgGTAGTAGTTAGGGCATACCATTAGGATCTGCGAGGTAGCGTCAGTGTCCACAGAGATCCCATCCGCCAAAAAGATAGCAAAGATTTGAAAGATGACAGCAGAAATTGTATTAGTGCACATCAATAAAAATGTATATCCAAACAGggaataaaaataatactaatgaaaGCAAATGATACGAGAGCGATGCGCAATTTACACAGAATAATTGAGAAGCAGCCAAAAAACGTGCGTGTGCCTAAATTAATCACCTACCATTCATCCAATTCTTCTCCGGTTGAAAGTGGTAAGCTGTTCTTTGCCAAGAATACATGGCATTCGACCAGTTAAACCGCGGCTGCCTACCGTCGCAGGAGGCCACCTGGAAATTTTTCTCCGACACACCCTGCGCCGCCCCTCGTGACGCCTCCGCGGGCGTCGACGGAGTCGTCGGCGTGGGTGGTCGTGGGCCTTGGGTGCGGATGAAAGCCAGCAGGGACACTAGGAAGATGGTGGAGAGGATGGTAAGAGTGAGAACTTTGGTGGGTCGCCGGCCGCAGTGATCCGCAGGAGGAATGGCGGGTTGGGGACTGTCCCGGAGGGGAGTGTAGGAGGCTGCACGCTCTTGGTCCATTAGGCTGTTGGAGGAAAAAGGAGTGTGGGACAAGGGTTAAATAGAAAGGGAGAGAGGTAGGGTCGTGTTCGTGTCAGGTTTCTATTGGTCGAGGGGATGTGACCTGGCAGTCTGACTTGGCGTGGGCTGGCTGGCTGGTTGTCCGCTTGGGTGGAAAAGGTGTTAGCGTTTAAGAGTTTTTTCCCcggtttattactattttaaaataatatattaaataatatcttattcaagaaaatatttttcaaaataaggttGCTCGGTGACGAGATTTATATGATGATGACCATTGAATGCCACATGTCGAACAAATTTTGCTCAATCATGTAGCGAAATTTGCATTTGGAGACCAAAAGCGACGATGTGGCAGCCCCAACTCCCTCCTGCTGCTGGCACCTAACACACGCATACATATGAATTAGACGCTTGACGGCCCCGGCTACCTTTTCTACGTGATGCTCCCCATGCCATTGCAATGGCTACTCGGCTAGCTCTAGTTGGCTCCAcccttcaattcaattcttcttcttctacttcccTATCCTTGTAAGGTTATAACCCTATCTTTGTAGGGTTGATCtccctaattaattaattaattaattaattattatatgctTTAATTATAATAGAGTAGTATATTTTAGGGTAGGGCAGGGTAGGGTAGGGTGGCTGGTTTTGGCACTAGCTGAATATCTCCTtttcttgaaattaaaaatttgtcCAACAAAGTTTTGgcgttttaaatattttatagagCCAAAAAATTTCACAATACTTGTAAATATGGGCATACTGATTTTAATCGTATTAGAATCAaagattttgttttgaaaaagtaaaataagaaatgaattcatttttctttgtatttttcttctttattaaatattatccaaaataaaaattaattttaatatgattagaaattaaacataaaactaaatattACTGGTGTGTAAAACCAAAAAATTTGTTCATagacttgatatatatatatatatatatatatatattttatttctcattttctttgataaccaaatatcaaaatatgaatttttcaatattttttttcctaatattttatgagttccaaacaaaaccttaaaaaatttaagaattttattAACATTTCctgaaatttgattaaaaaaaacattaatcttcatttatattttaaaaaaataaaaataaaaatattaagaaatataaGTATCtcaaattataattataaaaaaaaaattgtgaaaattttaactctaaaatatttaaaactcCAAAAATTTGTTGGACAAGGAGATATTTAGCTAGTACCAGAACCAGCCGAGGGTAGTTGTGTATCACTGTATCCTACCCTTATCTTCCCTCCCCTCCCCTACCCGACCCTACCCTACCCTAAAATATACTACTCTATTATAATTAAAGCatatagtaattaattaattaattagaggACCAACCCTACAAAGATAGGGTTACAACCTTACAGGGATAGGGAGGTAGaagaagaattgaattgaagggTGGAGCCAACTAGCTGTAGTCAGCTGCTAGCTACCCAAGTAGCCATTGAAATGGCATGGGGAGCATCACGTAGAAAAGGTAGTCAATGACCGTCAGGCGTCAGAttcatatgtatatgtgtgtcAGGTGCCAGTAGCAGGAGGGAATTGGGGCTGCGACGGCATTGCTTTCGGTCTCCCTATGCAAATCTCGCTGGATTTGCCCGCCATGTGACATTCAATGGTCATTCTCATCCTTTAAATCTCGTTGCTTGGTCTAGCGAGATTTGTtcatatgtatgtgtgtgtcaGCTATCGGCGACGGGAGGGAATTGGGGCTGTGACGGCGTTGCTTTTGGTCTTCACATGCAAATCTCACTGAATTTGCCCGCCACGTGACATTCAATGGTCATTTTCACCCTTTAAATCTCGTTGCTTGGTCCAGTGAGATTTGTTTGAGATTATGTAAGTGtcattttagaaatattttcccgaacagggtattatttaatatattattttaaaataataacaaatcgGGGAAAAaactctagggtttagggcttggttTGTAGGGGTTTGGATTAGATAGGGGGACTCGTACTCACTTTTTTGTATCACACCTCTTGTCTTTGTTATCCAAATttcaaattatataaatatacgTACATAAATGTTTAAGAATTTGTATCAATTGGAATTACATTGTGTTGTGTGTGGTAGTGTGGGCAATTCCcctcccaaaaaataaaaagcaaaaaaaaaaaaaaaatgtgacatGGGGAGAGGGAAGTTGCTATATACCATTAAAATTTCAATAATGCCCATGGGCCCTACCATTATAACTCCATAAGCATACAAATTGACATTGACCAACTAAGCGTTCCAAACTGTTTTACAGAGTGTTGTAGAGTTCTGACAATACTCGTAGAATGTAGGCTAGGGCAGCTATGCTACTGCTTTGGCCTTTAATAATTTCTCATCACACTTcttttatgtatgtgtgtggaTAAGGCTGCATACACTGTGACGAAGTGGGGAGCCTTATGACCCTTCTATATAAAATAGTTGAAAAACTAGAAGGGTCAATTATTTTGATGCTTGTGGAGGAGTCATTGAGCTCTCATGAATGGTTCACGACTTTTTATCAATTGGAGTTAGGAAAAACTTGGATTACATGTGCAATTGTAAATTTGGGTGgaatatcatatttttatttatgtaATAATAGTTATTATTGGGTTTAATTACTTAAAACATGCTTATAATTTGCTaaaaatatgttatttttatgaatCAAAGCACATTTGATGTATGAAGAATTTTCCATGGATAGGTAGAAAACTCTATCTATAATCAAGAATTGGCATTTGGGTTACACCTTAAGTGCCAAACAAAATGATACTAAAGAGATGATAAGTAGGGAGAAAGTAGAGAGAAACTATCTTGGCCACTACCAACAACACTAGGCATATGGGCCAGAGTTACACTATGTTGAGTGTGGGCAAATGCCCTCATTGAATCCCCACCctcacaaccaaaaaaaaaaatagagggaAAAAGGTGAGGAGTTTTACATGGGGAGGGGGGAGTTGCTGTAGAGTGAAGACAAGTCATAAGCCTAGAAACTCATATAGACGGCAGCTATGCTACTACTTTGGTTTTTTATAGTTTTTCTTATGTGGGGCAAAACAAAAGCTTAAGAAAATACTCAAAACGTGCATGGTGACATTTTATAATCTTCTAAAAACttcaataaattttatatatggtAGTATGTGGGTCTAAAGTAGAGTTAAAAAAAATAGAATctcatgaaattttaaaaaagtgtagagagaaagagagagggagaggagttAAATAGATTCCACCTTCTTCCAACTATATGGATTCCACCTTTCTCCAACTTGATTACCCAAAATCACAATAAAAAGATTCCACACATTAAAATTCTATATAAACTAATGCCAAGTGATCACTTTGGGTAGCTGTTTCGCAAACGTAGAAAGGAATGTTACGAAGATAGTATACATTATTGCTTGCAACCAGATGCCTACACACGTACATACACATAAAATTCTTAATAAGCACTCCCTCACCGTggaaatatattaaaaatattaaaatattgttctcAACATCTAAAAGTTAGAGTAattaaaaattgtagaaaaaataGAAGacatagaattttaaaaattttgaaaataaactcaAAAGACCCTATTTCAATGCTATAGACACTTCGATGTTAACCGgacctctcttttcttctcagtgTGTGGGCCCTCTGTTGTTTATTCCCTTGCATTGAGGAGAGTCTGTGGGGACCCTTCATAACAGCGTGATAATTTACATAAAGAGAAGTCAATTTTATATTCAGGAAATATGAAggtcctttttaaaaaaaaaaaaaaaaaatcttattgagTCCTTCTTGTGTTGAAATTAAGTCtctgttattttaaaattaagtct
The Malania oleifera isolate guangnan ecotype guangnan chromosome 13, ASM2987363v1, whole genome shotgun sequence DNA segment above includes these coding regions:
- the LOC131146739 gene encoding beta-fructofuranosidase, soluble isoenzyme I-like isoform X2 encodes the protein MDQERAASYTPLRDSPQPAIPPADHCGRRPTKVLTLTILSTIFLVSLLAFIRTQGPRPPTPTTPSTPAEASRGAAQGVSEKNFQVASCDGRQPRFNWSNAMYSWQRTAYHFQPEKNWMNDPNGPLYHMGWYHLFYQYNPDSAVWGNITWGHAVSRDMIHWLYLPFAMVPDHWFDWNGVWSGSATLLPDGGIVMLYTGDTDNYVQVQNLAYPANISDPLLLDWVKYPGNPVMVPPPGIAPKDFRDPTTAWVAPDGNWRVTIGSKVNKTGFSFVFQTTNFTSFQLLDGVLHAVPGTGMWECVDFYPVSTTSSNGLDTSANSPGVKHVLKASLDDTKEDHYALGTYDPVADKWTPDNPKMDVGIGLRVDYGRYYASKTFYDQKKGRRIMWGWMKETDVESDDVAKGWASVQTLPRVVGFDNKTKTNILQWPAEEVEKLRLNQTNFSNVELLPGSVVPLDVGQAAQLDIEAEFEVDKETLKGLEGGGEVEVGYDCVVGGGATGRGTLGPFGLIVLATDSLSELTPVYFYISRAANGNLTTFFCADESRSSKATDVDKRIYGSVVPVLDGVKFSMRLLVDHSIVESFAEGGRTCVTSRIYPTEAIFGATRAFLFNNATTATVTASLKIWEMDSAFIRPFPLHQ
- the LOC131146739 gene encoding beta-fructofuranosidase, soluble isoenzyme I-like isoform X1, which translates into the protein MDQERAASYTPLRDSPQPAIPPADHCGRRPTKVLTLTILSTIFLVSLLAFIRTQGPRPPTPTTPSTPAEASRGAAQGVSEKNFQVASCDGRQPRFNWSNAMYSWQRTAYHFQPEKNWMNGPLYHMGWYHLFYQYNPDSAVWGNITWGHAVSRDMIHWLYLPFAMVPDHWFDWNGVWSGSATLLPDGGIVMLYTGDTDNYVQVQNLAYPANISDPLLLDWVKYPGNPVMVPPPGIAPKDFRDPTTAWVAPDGNWRVTIGSKVNKTGFSFVFQTTNFTSFQLLDGVLHAVPGTGMWECVDFYPVSTTSSNGLDTSANSPGVKHVLKASLDDTKEDHYALGTYDPVADKWTPDNPKMDVGIGLRVDYGRYYASKTFYDQKKGRRIMWGWMKETDVESDDVAKGWASVQTLPRVVGFDNKTKTNILQWPAEEVEKLRLNQTNFSNVELLPGSVVPLDVGQAAQLDIEAEFEVDKETLKGLEGGGEVEVGYDCVVGGGATGRGTLGPFGLIVLATDSLSELTPVYFYISRAANGNLTTFFCADESRSSKATDVDKRIYGSVVPVLDGVKFSMRLLVDHSIVESFAEGGRTCVTSRIYPTEAIFGATRAFLFNNATTATVTASLKIWEMDSAFIRPFPLHQ
- the LOC131146739 gene encoding beta-fructofuranosidase, soluble isoenzyme I-like isoform X3, with protein sequence MVGPLYHMGWYHLFYQYNPDSAVWGNITWGHAVSRDMIHWLYLPFAMVPDHWFDWNGVWSGSATLLPDGGIVMLYTGDTDNYVQVQNLAYPANISDPLLLDWVKYPGNPVMVPPPGIAPKDFRDPTTAWVAPDGNWRVTIGSKVNKTGFSFVFQTTNFTSFQLLDGVLHAVPGTGMWECVDFYPVSTTSSNGLDTSANSPGVKHVLKASLDDTKEDHYALGTYDPVADKWTPDNPKMDVGIGLRVDYGRYYASKTFYDQKKGRRIMWGWMKETDVESDDVAKGWASVQTLPRVVGFDNKTKTNILQWPAEEVEKLRLNQTNFSNVELLPGSVVPLDVGQAAQLDIEAEFEVDKETLKGLEGGGEVEVGYDCVVGGGATGRGTLGPFGLIVLATDSLSELTPVYFYISRAANGNLTTFFCADESRSSKATDVDKRIYGSVVPVLDGVKFSMRLLVDHSIVESFAEGGRTCVTSRIYPTEAIFGATRAFLFNNATTATVTASLKIWEMDSAFIRPFPLHQ